In the Gemmatimonadaceae bacterium genome, ATCCACCTGTGCCACCTCAGCACGAAGGGGTCGGTGGAACTGGTACGGTGGGGCAAGGAGCGTGGCATCAACGTGACCGCCGAGGTCTGCTCGCATCACATCTCGCTGACGGAAGACGCGGTCGAAGGCTACAACACCAATGCCAAGATGAACCCGCCGCTGCGCACGGCGGTGGACGTGCAGGCCCTCCAGCAGGGACTCGCCGACGGCACCATCGATTTGCTGGTGACGGATCACGCGCCGCATCACTACGATGAAAAGGAACGCGAATTCGCCGATGCGCCGAACGGTATTGTCGGTCTCGAGACCGCCCTCGGCGTGAACTGCACGTATCTGCTGCATCGCGGCGTGCTGTCGTTGGCGCAGATGATCGATGCCATGAGCTGCAAGCCCGCCCGCGTCTTCCACTTGCCCGGCGGATCGCTGGCTCGTGGCCAGGTGGGCGACGTGACCATCTTCGATCCGTCCCGCGCCTGGACGGTCGACGCCTCGCGCTTCAAGTCGAAAGGACGCAATACGCCGTATGGCGGTCATGCGCTCACGGGACAGGCGCGTATCACCCTCGTCGGTGGCCGCGTCGTCTATCGCGCCACGGACTGAACCAGCTCCGGCGGATCGTGCCTCGGTGACCCCGTTACTCCGCGAACCCGTTCGCGACACTGAGGTCGCGGAACAGGCTGCCGCGCTGGCCGCCTGCAGTCGTCGACTGCACGCGCGGGGCCTGCTGGCTGGTGCGGAAGGGAATTGCTCGGTGCGGCTACGAGACGGTACGCTGCTCGTCACCCCGTCCGGAGCGGACAAGGCCTCGCTCACGGCGCCGCAGGTGCTTCGGCGACACGCCGACGGCACCGAAGTATCACAACGGCGGCACCGCC is a window encoding:
- a CDS encoding class II aldolase/adducin family protein, which translates into the protein MRSRDRRVSPSSVAASSIAPRTEPAPADRASVTPLLREPVRDTEVAEQAAALAACSRRLHARGLLAGAEGNCSVRLRDGTLLVTPSGADKASLTAPQVLRRHADGTEVSQRRHR